The proteins below come from a single Zea mays cultivar B73 chromosome 8, Zm-B73-REFERENCE-NAM-5.0, whole genome shotgun sequence genomic window:
- the LOC103635573 gene encoding pentatricopeptide repeat-containing protein At3g62470, mitochondrial: protein MAVKPTPAAAAALHGDQQVAAALLAAAGALCDYGDVVPVPGVLPPCPHRHLHRTHCPLSPLLPHPSCTPHLPAPLSPPHLTSGSARTSAVVLLPRGALPLLPPRRRSLTGSPQLATPACGAYDVLWGFAAGRFLSTSSASDEDGGSLEQEDAATSNPEGVGRVCAAIADVIAAGADANLEAALSALSPPLCEAVVLAVLHRFKHAHRPSYRFFRWATASGGFTHTTITYCKMLLILGKTRQFESMVALLQEMGKAGTLSMDAFKVAIKSFAAAGEIKNAVGVFELMRKNGFDDGVESFNCLLVALANEGLGREARQVFDKMLGQYSPDLRSYTALMLAWCNARNLVEAGRVWNEMLEKGMKPDVVVHNTMIEGLLRGQRQHEAVKMFELMKAKGPPPNVWTYTMLICNHCKRGKMDMAMECFEEMQEARCQPDVATYTCLLVGYGNAKRMDRVTAVLEEMTQKGCPPDARTYNALIKLLTNRKMPDDAARIYKKMIKKGLDPTIHTYNMMMKSYFLGDRNYAMGCAVWEEMHRRGICPDVNSYTVFISGHIRHGRPEEAYKYIEEMINKGMKAPQIDCNKFAADLSKAGKLDMLYELAQKVKFAGKFDVSNAFYQWADRMKSQVKRNVSNQIGNRMF from the coding sequence ATGGCCGTTAAGCCCacacccgccgccgccgccgccctccatgGAGACCAGCAAGTTGCCGCCGCTCTACTCGCCGCCGCGGGAGCCCTCTGCGACTACGGTGATGTTGTGCCCGTGCCTGGCGTTCTTCCTCCTTGCCCTCATCGTCATCTCCATCGCACTCACTGTCCACTTTCGCCTCTACTGCCACACCCCTCTTGCACACCTCATCTCCCCGCACCGCTGTCCCCACCGCATCTGACCTCCGGCTCCGCCCGCACCTCTGCCGTCGTCCTGCTTCCCAGAGGTGCGCTCCCTCTGCTGCCGCCGAGACGCCGATCCCTTACGGGTTCCCCTCAACTCGCGACGCCGGCATGCGGGGCTTACGACGTGCTCTGGGGCTTCGCGGCCGGAAGGTTCCTCTCCACCTCGTCTGCCTCCGATGAAGACGGGGGTTCGTTGGAGCAGGAGGATGCGGCGACGAGCAACCCGGAGGGAGTGGGCCGCGTCTGCGCGGCCATCGCGGACGTCATCGCCGCCGGCGCCGACGCGAACCTGGAGGCTGCGCTATCCGCGCTCTCGCCACCGCTCTGTGAGGCTGTCGTGCTCGCTGTGCTCCACCGCTTCAAGCACGCACACAGGCCGTCGTACCGCTTCTTCAGGTGGGCCACCGCGTCCGGCGGATTCACCCACACCACCATTACCTACTGCAAGATGTTACTCATCTTAGGCAAGACGAGGCAGTTCGAGTCGATGGTTGCATTGCTCCAAGAGATGGGGAAGGCGGGGACCCTGTCCATGGACGCCTTCAAGGTTGCCATTAAGTCCTTCGCTGCGGCTGGTGAGATTAAGAATGCAGTCGGCGTGTTCGAGTTGATGAGGAAGAACGGTTTTGATGATGGGGTGGAGTCATTCAATTGCTTGCTCGTTGCTTTGGCCAATGAGGGATTGGGCAGGGAGGCCAGGCAGGTGTTTGACAAAATGCTTGGCCAGTACTCTCCAGACCTGCGCTCTTATACTGCACTGATGCTGGCATGGTGCAATGCGAGGAATCTGGTTGAGGCTGGGCGGGTTTGGAATGAGATGCTGGAGAAGGGAATGAAGCCAGATGTTGTCGTCCACAACACAATGATTGAAGGGTTGCTGCGTGGGCAGAGGCAACATGAGGCCGTGAAGATGTTTGAGCTGATGAAGGCAAAGGGGCCTCCACCAAATGTGTGGACTTACACAATGTTGATATGCAATCATTGTAAGCGAGGGAAGATGGACATGGCAATGGAGTGCTTTGAGGAGATGCAGGAAGCCAGATGCCAACCAGATGTTGCTACCTATACATGTTTGCTTGTTGGATATGGGAATGCAAAGCGAATGGACAGAGTGACTGCTGTGTTGGAGGAGATGACACAGAAGGGATGCCCCCCTGATGCTCGGACTTACAATGCACTGATTAAGCTGCTAACAAATAGGAAAATGCCAGATGATGCTGCAAGGATATacaagaagatgatcaagaaaggaCTTGATCCCACAATTCATACTTACAACATGATGATGAAATCATATTTCCTTGGTGATAGGAACTATGCCATGGGTTGTGCAGTGTGGGAGGAGATGCACCGGAGGGGTATTTGTCCTGATGTTAACTCTTACACGGTGTTCATTAGTGGACATATACGTCATGGCAGGCCAGAGGAGGCATACAAGTATATTGAGGAGATGATTAATAAAGGGATGAAGGCTCCACAGATAGACTGTAATAAGTTTGCTGCAGATTTATCGAAGGCTGGGAAACTAGATATGTTGTATGAGTTGGCTCAGAAAGTGAAATTTGCAGGGAAATTCGATGTATCTAATGCGTTTTATCAGTGGGCAGATAGAATGAAGAGTCAGGTCAAGAGAAATGTATCTAATCAGATTGGCAATAGAATGTTCTAA
- the LOC100280854 gene encoding uncharacterized protein isoform X1 — translation MEHDEEEELPSPSSSLGYLMLCRICHEEEDGGRATMESPCGCSGSLKYAHRRCVQRWCDEKGTAICEICLQNFEPGYTMPPKKTPVVETAVTISEHEDMQSLESREGLSGGAGYTRCSYTADQCATWCRSLAITFTIMLLAWHLVAVVTVEAAAHCAFSLLARLCFFADVLASRCWYPAAAVRCHATDSHRPEWSGAAVWAAAAGAPKKKCINYMNYMRVQEEDQRVINIH, via the exons ATGGAGCATGATGAAGAGGAGGAGCTGCCTTCACCTTCTTCCTCCTTGGGCTACCTGATGCTGTGTAGGATCTGCCACGAGGAAGAGGACGGAGGGCGTGCGACCATGGAGTCCCCTTGTGGATGTTCCGGCTCTCTCAAG TACGCTCACAGGCGATGTGTGCAGAGATGGTGTGATGAGAAGGGGACCGCCATCTGTGAGATTTGCCTTCAG AATTTCGAGCCAGGGTACACAATGCCTCCAAAGAAAACTCCGGTGGTTGAAACGGCGGTCACGATCAG TGAACACGAGGACATGCAATCTTTGGAATCTCGGGAGGGCTTGAGTGGGGGTGCAGGCTACACCAGGTGCTCCTACACCGCAGATCAATGCGCCACATGGTGCCGGTCGCTGGCGATCACG TTCACCATTATGCTGCTGGCATGGCATCTGGTTGCAGTGGTGACGGTTGAAGCAGCAGCTCACTGCGCGTTCAGTCTCCTGGCA AGGTTATGTTTCTTTGCAGATGTACTTGCTTCGCGCTGCTGGTATCCTGCTGCCGCTGTGCGTTGTCATGCGACTGATTCGCATCGTCCAGAGTGGTCAGGAGCAGCAGTATGGGCTGCAGCTGCTGGAG CACCAAAGAAGAAATGTATCAACTATATGAATTATATGCGTGTCCAGGAGGAGGACCAGCGAGTAATTAATATTCATTAA
- the LOC100280854 gene encoding uncharacterized protein LOC100280854 yields the protein MEHDEEEELPSPSSSLGYLMLCRICHEEEDGGRATMESPCGCSGSLKYAHRRCVQRWCDEKGTAICEICLQNFEPGYTMPPKKTPVVETAVTISEHEDMQSLESREGLSGGAGYTRCSYTADQCATWCRSLAITFTIMLLAWHLVAVVTVEAAAHCAFSLLAMYLLRAAGILLPLCVVMRLIRIVQSGQEQQYGLQLLEHQRRNVSTI from the exons ATGGAGCATGATGAAGAGGAGGAGCTGCCTTCACCTTCTTCCTCCTTGGGCTACCTGATGCTGTGTAGGATCTGCCACGAGGAAGAGGACGGAGGGCGTGCGACCATGGAGTCCCCTTGTGGATGTTCCGGCTCTCTCAAG TACGCTCACAGGCGATGTGTGCAGAGATGGTGTGATGAGAAGGGGACCGCCATCTGTGAGATTTGCCTTCAG AATTTCGAGCCAGGGTACACAATGCCTCCAAAGAAAACTCCGGTGGTTGAAACGGCGGTCACGATCAG TGAACACGAGGACATGCAATCTTTGGAATCTCGGGAGGGCTTGAGTGGGGGTGCAGGCTACACCAGGTGCTCCTACACCGCAGATCAATGCGCCACATGGTGCCGGTCGCTGGCGATCACG TTCACCATTATGCTGCTGGCATGGCATCTGGTTGCAGTGGTGACGGTTGAAGCAGCAGCTCACTGCGCGTTCAGTCTCCTGGCA ATGTACTTGCTTCGCGCTGCTGGTATCCTGCTGCCGCTGTGCGTTGTCATGCGACTGATTCGCATCGTCCAGAGTGGTCAGGAGCAGCAGTATGGGCTGCAGCTGCTGGAG CACCAAAGAAGAAATGTATCAACTATATGA